One genomic window of Roseateles sp. DAIF2 includes the following:
- a CDS encoding tetratricopeptide repeat protein — translation MDMSSPSAQQLADATTATTARRMDLPELMAAAGQLQAQGQGAAAAALYEQWIASDQSPLRIVACYNWGTVLGAIGRHAEAEAAYRQALTLKSDFIQARLNLGHQLEHLGRKEEALAEWRGIAVQERPTDVFGGDPLELRLHALNNMARLLESERRYAESEALMRQSLELKPDQSDVLQHYVHIRQKQCEWPVYQPVGQVTPNQLLTSTSLLAMLGLSDDPALQLLSAQRFVAEKVVKYKDKPFHRRFGPARREGRLKIGYLSGDLCMHAVGLLTAELFELHDRRRVEVQAFCWSREDGTAQRARLLRGMDKVTRLVGVDDESAARAIAQAGIDVLVDLQGLTNGARPNILAYRPAPVQVSYLGLPATSAIPGVDWIIADRFVMPEEYLPYCTERPIYLEHCYQVSDRQREVAPRPERSRYQLPEDAFVFCSFNNNHKFTEPVFDSWMRILGQVPNSVLWLLSDNEWCRANMLARAARHGIAAERLIFAPRVAPPEYLARFALADLVLDTFPFNAGTTASDCLWMGTPILTCSGRSHISRMAGSLLTHAGLPDLVTHSLQEYEQRAVQIGQNPARVASYKRFLSEHGRTSLLFDIPGFVRELEDKLEALALPLRERDAAAR, via the coding sequence ATGGACATGTCATCCCCCAGCGCCCAGCAGCTTGCCGATGCGACGACCGCCACCACCGCGCGGCGCATGGACCTGCCCGAGCTGATGGCCGCGGCCGGCCAGCTGCAGGCCCAGGGGCAGGGCGCCGCCGCCGCCGCGCTGTACGAGCAATGGATCGCGAGCGACCAGTCGCCGCTGCGCATCGTCGCCTGCTACAACTGGGGCACGGTGCTGGGCGCGATCGGCCGCCATGCCGAGGCCGAGGCCGCCTACCGCCAGGCGCTGACGCTGAAATCCGACTTCATCCAGGCGCGCCTGAACCTCGGGCATCAGCTGGAGCATCTGGGCCGCAAGGAAGAGGCGCTGGCCGAATGGCGCGGCATCGCGGTGCAGGAGCGCCCGACCGATGTGTTCGGCGGCGACCCGCTGGAGCTGCGCCTGCATGCTCTGAACAATATGGCGCGCCTGCTGGAGAGCGAGCGCCGCTATGCCGAATCCGAGGCGCTGATGCGCCAGAGCCTGGAGCTCAAGCCCGACCAGAGCGATGTGCTGCAGCACTATGTGCATATCCGCCAGAAGCAATGCGAATGGCCGGTCTACCAGCCGGTGGGCCAGGTCACGCCGAACCAGCTGCTGACCAGCACCTCGCTGCTGGCGATGCTGGGCCTTTCGGACGATCCGGCGCTGCAGCTGCTGTCGGCCCAGCGCTTTGTGGCCGAGAAGGTGGTCAAGTACAAGGACAAGCCCTTTCATCGCCGCTTCGGCCCGGCGCGGCGCGAAGGGCGGCTGAAGATCGGCTATCTGTCCGGCGATCTGTGCATGCATGCGGTGGGCCTGCTGACGGCCGAGCTGTTCGAGCTGCACGACCGCCGCCGCGTCGAGGTGCAGGCCTTCTGCTGGAGCCGCGAGGACGGCACCGCGCAGCGCGCGCGCCTCCTGCGCGGCATGGACAAGGTGACGCGCCTGGTCGGCGTCGACGACGAGAGCGCCGCGCGCGCGATCGCGCAGGCCGGCATCGACGTGCTGGTCGACCTGCAGGGCCTGACCAATGGCGCCCGCCCCAACATCCTGGCCTACCGGCCGGCGCCGGTGCAGGTCAGCTACCTGGGCCTGCCGGCGACCTCGGCGATCCCGGGCGTGGACTGGATCATCGCGGACCGCTTCGTGATGCCCGAGGAATACCTGCCCTACTGCACCGAGCGCCCGATCTATCTCGAGCATTGCTACCAGGTCAGTGACCGCCAGCGCGAGGTGGCGCCGCGCCCCGAGCGTTCGCGCTACCAGCTGCCCGAGGACGCCTTCGTCTTCTGCTCCTTCAACAACAACCACAAGTTCACCGAGCCGGTATTCGACAGCTGGATGCGCATCCTCGGCCAGGTGCCGAACAGCGTGCTGTGGCTGCTGTCGGACAACGAATGGTGCCGCGCCAATATGCTGGCCCGCGCCGCCCGCCACGGCATCGCGGCCGAGCGCCTGATCTTCGCGCCGCGCGTGGCGCCGCCGGAGTACCTGGCGCGTTTCGCGCTGGCCGACCTGGTGCTGGACACCTTCCCGTTCAATGCCGGCACGACCGCCAGCGACTGCCTCTGGATGGGCACGCCGATCCTGACCTGCTCGGGCCGCAGCCATATCTCGCGCATGGCCGGCAGCCTGCTGACCCATGCGGGCCTGCCCGACCTGGTGACCCATTCGCTGCAGGAATATGAGCAGCGCGCGGTACAAATTGGCCAGAATCCGGCCCGCGTCGCGTCCTACAAGCGCTTTTTGAGCGAACATGGGCGTACCTCGCTGTTGTTCGACATTCCCGGCTTCGTGCGCGAGCTGGAGGACAAGCTGGAGGCCCTGGCCCTGCCGCTGCGCGAGCGCGACGCCGCCGCCCGATAG
- a CDS encoding type I secretion system permease/ATPase has product MRHDPFFDGANGKPAGPPSLYLAAEGGGAPPPRAVDEPEVDIGDPLLQALVWLTQHHGRARSAESLRAGQPGEGPLAPDQALRLMREAGYNAGLVRKNIDDLSPLLLPAVLLLNGGDACVLVRRLGAEEGQGGRPRYEVVFPGAEANVCVAAAEELEAEFSGFVLLATLQETASAQSRADPLLRAEGSHWLWGTLKRFIPYYRAAMVAALLSNVLMLVSGLVTMVIYDKVIPNQSFVTLWTLAIGAALALGFDLFARQLRAHLIDLAGRKADLIIGSKLFRQTLGVRMEHKPNSAGSYAHTLAQIEVVRDFFTSASVSVVSDLPFIVIFVAMAFVVGGPLGWVLVIAIPLILGLTWAIQGRMRRAVRSNMAEMADLQGTLVEAIEGLEDLKTSGAEGRFLRTYETSTALAAESALRTRDMHSWSNNLSMTLQQGITLVMLVWGVYLIEAGAVTAGSLIGAVMFAGRAIAPLGSVVSLAARYQGARAALISLDQLMAKPTERVADRNYVPLNQISGAMGLQDVGFSYPMAGEGTPPKVLKGVTLKLRPSERLAVLGRIGSGKSTVLRLLAGLYQPSEGLVDVDGIDLRQIDPAEFRARVGFVSQEPRLFHGTLRDNVLMGRAHIDAARLVEVARLTGLDRVIAGHPLGWDLPVGEMGSLLSGGQRQLVALARALVTRPKILLMDEPTSSMDAQSEVAFLRQLRDAAGDCTLVVVTHRPAVLELVNRIAVMDAGRLVMDGPRDQVLAALSGVRPAQQPAAEAAAAESSNLHMHPTAQPVQRSASV; this is encoded by the coding sequence GTGCGACACGACCCCTTCTTCGACGGCGCCAATGGCAAGCCGGCCGGTCCGCCCAGCCTCTATCTGGCGGCGGAAGGCGGCGGTGCGCCGCCGCCGCGTGCCGTCGACGAACCCGAGGTCGATATCGGCGACCCGCTGCTGCAGGCCCTGGTCTGGCTGACCCAGCACCATGGCCGCGCCCGCTCGGCGGAATCGCTGCGCGCCGGCCAGCCGGGCGAGGGCCCGCTGGCGCCGGACCAGGCGCTGCGCCTGATGCGCGAGGCCGGCTACAACGCCGGCCTGGTGCGCAAGAACATCGACGATCTGAGCCCGCTGCTGCTGCCGGCGGTGCTGCTGCTCAATGGCGGGGACGCCTGCGTGCTGGTGCGCCGCCTGGGCGCGGAGGAGGGCCAGGGCGGCCGGCCGCGCTACGAGGTGGTGTTCCCGGGCGCCGAGGCCAATGTCTGCGTCGCCGCGGCCGAGGAGCTGGAGGCCGAGTTCAGCGGCTTCGTGCTGCTGGCCACCCTGCAGGAAACCGCGTCGGCACAGAGCCGCGCCGATCCGCTGCTGCGCGCCGAGGGCAGCCATTGGCTGTGGGGCACGCTGAAGCGCTTCATCCCCTATTACCGCGCCGCGATGGTGGCGGCCCTGCTCAGCAATGTGCTGATGCTGGTGTCGGGCCTGGTCACGATGGTGATCTACGACAAGGTGATCCCGAACCAGAGCTTCGTGACCCTGTGGACCCTGGCGATCGGCGCCGCGCTGGCGCTGGGCTTCGACCTGTTCGCGCGCCAGCTGCGCGCGCACCTGATCGACCTGGCCGGGCGCAAGGCCGACCTGATCATCGGCTCCAAGCTGTTCCGCCAGACCCTGGGCGTGCGCATGGAGCACAAGCCGAACTCGGCCGGCTCCTATGCCCATACCCTGGCGCAGATCGAGGTGGTGCGCGACTTCTTCACCTCGGCCAGCGTCTCGGTGGTCTCGGACCTGCCCTTCATCGTGATCTTCGTCGCGATGGCCTTCGTCGTCGGCGGCCCGCTGGGCTGGGTGCTGGTGATCGCGATCCCGCTGATCCTGGGCCTGACCTGGGCCATCCAGGGCCGCATGCGCCGCGCGGTGCGCAGCAATATGGCCGAGATGGCCGACCTGCAGGGCACCCTGGTCGAGGCGATCGAGGGCCTGGAGGATCTGAAGACCTCGGGCGCCGAGGGCCGCTTCCTGCGCACCTATGAAACCAGCACCGCGCTGGCCGCCGAATCGGCGCTGCGCACGCGCGACATGCACAGCTGGAGCAACAACCTGTCGATGACTCTGCAGCAGGGCATCACGCTGGTGATGCTGGTCTGGGGCGTCTACCTGATCGAGGCCGGCGCGGTGACCGCCGGCTCGCTGATCGGCGCGGTGATGTTCGCCGGCCGCGCGATCGCGCCGCTGGGCAGCGTCGTCAGCCTGGCCGCCCGCTACCAGGGCGCGCGCGCGGCGCTGATCTCGCTGGACCAGCTGATGGCCAAGCCGACCGAGCGCGTGGCCGACCGCAACTATGTGCCGCTGAACCAGATCAGCGGCGCGATGGGCCTGCAGGACGTGGGCTTTTCCTACCCGATGGCGGGCGAGGGCACGCCGCCCAAGGTGCTGAAGGGCGTGACCCTGAAGCTGCGCCCGAGCGAACGCCTGGCGGTGCTGGGCCGTATCGGCAGCGGCAAGTCCACCGTGCTGCGCCTGCTGGCCGGCCTGTACCAGCCGAGCGAGGGCCTGGTCGATGTCGACGGCATCGACCTGCGCCAGATCGACCCGGCCGAGTTCCGCGCCCGGGTCGGCTTCGTCTCGCAGGAGCCGCGCCTGTTCCACGGCACGCTGCGCGACAACGTGTTGATGGGCCGCGCCCATATCGACGCGGCGCGCCTGGTCGAGGTGGCGCGCCTGACCGGGCTGGACCGCGTGATCGCCGGCCATCCGCTGGGCTGGGATCTGCCGGTCGGCGAGATGGGCAGCCTGCTCTCGGGCGGTCAGCGCCAGCTGGTGGCGCTGGCGCGCGCGCTGGTGACGCGCCCGAAGATCCTCTTGATGGACGAGCCGACCAGCTCGATGGACGCGCAGTCCGAGGTCGCCTTCCTGCGCCAGCTGCGCGACGCGGCGGGCGACTGCACCCTGGTGGTCGTCACGCACCGCCCGGCGGTGCTGGAGCTGGTGAACCGCATCGCGGTGATGGACGCCGGCCGCCTGGTGATGGACGGCCCGCGCGACCAGGTGCTGGCCGCGCTGTCCGGCGTGCGCCCGGCGCAGCAGCCGGCCGCCGAGGCCGCCGCCGCCGAATCCTCCAATCTGCACATGCATCCGACCGCGCAGCCGGTGCAGCGCTCGGCCTCGGTCTGA
- a CDS encoding HlyD family type I secretion periplasmic adaptor subunit, which produces MSGVARDENMFLSAVARAQVDEPLPRVTWVLYLLLAALVVALTWSSLAQVDQVTRSDGRIVPDGREQVIASMEIGILRELLVREGQQVEQGQELARLDPTRVESQQNESQIRRQALRATAARLSAEASGRALVFPPELIKGQPGLVSAETEAFEARRRVLDEAVAALNRSAGLVGREQRIAQDMAAKGLMSDVEVMRLNRQINDLQQQRNERVSRFRQEASSDLVKVQNELALLDEQMVVRQDALVRTVLKSPVKGLVKNIRANTVGGVITTGAPIMEIVPLGERVLIEARIKPADVGFIRVGQHATVKLSGYDYNLFGGLQGKVEYISPDALTEIDGKPVSEGRVYRALVRAEHSTLRYKGEALPVIPGMTAAVEIKTGERSVLSYVLRPLLKTQEALRER; this is translated from the coding sequence ATGAGCGGCGTGGCGCGCGACGAGAACATGTTCCTCAGCGCGGTGGCGCGGGCGCAGGTCGATGAGCCGCTGCCGCGCGTCACCTGGGTGCTGTACCTGCTGCTGGCGGCGCTGGTGGTGGCCCTGACCTGGTCCTCGCTGGCCCAGGTCGACCAGGTCACGCGCAGCGACGGCCGCATCGTGCCGGATGGGCGCGAGCAGGTGATCGCCAGCATGGAGATCGGCATCCTGCGCGAGCTGCTGGTGCGCGAGGGCCAGCAGGTGGAGCAGGGCCAGGAGCTGGCGCGGCTGGACCCGACCCGGGTCGAATCGCAGCAGAACGAAAGCCAGATCCGGCGCCAGGCGCTGCGGGCCACCGCGGCGCGGCTGTCGGCCGAGGCCTCGGGCCGCGCGCTGGTGTTCCCGCCCGAACTGATCAAGGGCCAGCCGGGCCTGGTGTCCGCCGAGACCGAGGCCTTCGAGGCGCGCCGGCGCGTGCTGGACGAGGCGGTGGCCGCGCTGAACCGCAGCGCCGGTCTGGTCGGGCGCGAGCAGCGCATCGCGCAGGACATGGCGGCCAAGGGCCTGATGTCCGATGTCGAGGTGATGCGCCTGAATCGCCAGATCAACGACCTGCAGCAGCAGCGCAACGAGCGGGTCAGCCGCTTCCGCCAGGAGGCCAGCAGTGATCTGGTCAAGGTGCAGAACGAGCTGGCCCTGCTGGACGAGCAGATGGTGGTGCGCCAGGACGCGCTGGTGCGCACGGTGCTGAAGTCGCCGGTCAAGGGCCTGGTGAAGAACATCCGCGCCAACACGGTCGGCGGCGTGATCACGACCGGCGCGCCGATCATGGAGATCGTGCCGTTGGGCGAGCGCGTGCTGATCGAGGCGCGCATCAAGCCCGCCGATGTCGGCTTCATCCGCGTCGGCCAGCATGCCACCGTCAAGCTCTCCGGCTACGACTACAACCTGTTCGGCGGCCTGCAGGGCAAGGTCGAGTACATCAGCCCCGACGCGCTGACCGAGATCGACGGCAAGCCGGTGAGCGAGGGCCGCGTCTACCGCGCCCTGGTGCGCGCCGAGCACAGCACCCTGCGCTACAAGGGCGAGGCCCTGCCGGTGATCCCCGGCATGACCGCCGCCGTCGAGATCAAGACCGGCGAGCGCTCGGTGCTCAGCTATGTGCTGCGGCCGCTGCTGAAGACGCAGGAAGCGCTGCGGGAGCGCTGA
- a CDS encoding TolC family protein: MLKDVFSPSRASAFLLCSLLLTPAVQAQSNAAAKRAAAKSRVEPVMVASAPAPAAKEGNGVSSGTRCGDEEALPGAAGAPGAFEASTADPRGQLQELVAMAQQRSQSLGAITLLAQAARDDWEEARAARLPIINLGGGLSHVGTKTEGLPVQQGVQGRASLNVSAPLYDSGRIEQLAAWRSQLAEAARQGLINAEQQLALQTVSLAMDRSRYQLQVQVYGQYVRKMACLVEALETIVRADRGRSSELVQATKNRQQAELAVEQTFTALRQTEIRLRRFVGDQLPPSASYSALLTQVPELGQMQADVLQAAEVAQLSAQAKAQSSYAESVAAGHKPQLSWQVGTTAITGPNRGGDWVAGVTLNIPLYNPGADHSISAARRRAEAARLQREDAIESRRYRVADMHEVAVSSFDRARRIVEILRNSDRVRAATLQQWQQLGRRSLFDVMGSEADYYSLRVAHVNALFDGQQAVALLWSMGRGVLTPLR, encoded by the coding sequence ATGTTGAAGGACGTCTTTTCCCCCTCCCGCGCGAGCGCGTTCCTGCTTTGCTCGCTGCTGCTGACGCCTGCCGTTCAGGCCCAGAGCAATGCCGCGGCCAAGCGCGCCGCCGCGAAGTCGCGCGTCGAGCCGGTGATGGTTGCCAGCGCGCCGGCGCCGGCGGCCAAGGAGGGCAACGGTGTGAGCAGCGGCACCCGCTGCGGCGACGAGGAAGCGCTGCCCGGGGCGGCCGGCGCGCCGGGCGCCTTCGAGGCCAGCACGGCCGATCCGCGCGGGCAGCTGCAGGAGCTGGTGGCGATGGCTCAGCAGCGCAGCCAGTCGCTCGGCGCGATCACCCTTCTGGCGCAGGCCGCGCGCGACGACTGGGAAGAGGCGCGCGCCGCGCGCCTGCCGATCATCAATCTGGGCGGCGGCCTGTCCCATGTCGGGACCAAGACCGAGGGCCTGCCGGTGCAGCAGGGTGTGCAGGGCCGCGCCTCGCTGAACGTCAGCGCGCCGCTCTATGACTCGGGCCGCATCGAGCAGCTCGCCGCCTGGCGCAGTCAGCTGGCCGAGGCCGCGCGCCAGGGCCTGATCAATGCCGAACAGCAGCTGGCCCTGCAGACCGTCTCGCTGGCGATGGACCGCAGCCGCTACCAGCTGCAGGTGCAGGTCTACGGCCAATATGTGCGCAAGATGGCCTGCCTGGTCGAGGCGCTGGAGACCATCGTGCGCGCCGACCGCGGCCGCTCCAGCGAGCTGGTGCAGGCGACCAAGAACCGCCAGCAGGCCGAGCTGGCCGTCGAGCAGACCTTCACCGCGCTGCGCCAGACCGAGATCCGGCTGCGCCGCTTCGTCGGCGACCAGCTGCCGCCCAGCGCCAGCTACTCGGCCCTGCTGACCCAGGTGCCCGAGCTGGGCCAGATGCAGGCCGATGTGCTGCAGGCGGCCGAAGTGGCCCAGCTGTCGGCCCAGGCCAAGGCCCAGTCCAGCTATGCCGAATCGGTGGCCGCCGGCCACAAGCCGCAGCTGAGTTGGCAGGTCGGCACCACCGCGATCACCGGCCCGAACCGCGGCGGCGACTGGGTGGCCGGCGTGACGCTCAACATCCCGCTCTACAACCCCGGCGCCGACCACAGCATCTCGGCCGCGCGCCGCCGTGCCGAGGCGGCGCGGCTGCAGCGCGAGGACGCGATCGAATCGCGCCGCTACCGTGTGGCCGACATGCACGAGGTCGCGGTCTCCTCCTTCGACCGCGCGCGCCGCATCGTCGAGATCCTGCGCAACAGCGACCGCGTGCGCGCCGCCACCCTGCAGCAATGGCAGCAGCTCGGCCGGCGCTCGCTGTTCGACGTGATGGGCTCGGAGGCCGACTACTATTCGCTGCGCGTGGCCCATGTCAACGCGCTGTTCGATGGCCAGCAGGCCGTGGCGCTGCTGTGGTCGATGGGCCGCGGCGTGCTCACCCCCCTGCGCTAA